The following DNA comes from Papaver somniferum cultivar HN1 chromosome 4, ASM357369v1, whole genome shotgun sequence.
TCATTACATTTAATCGAATGAACTTTGCTTTCAAGAGATTCAAATCGACAATCATCTTCATTTTGTGGTCGGAGTATCATAACAGGTACTAATAGAAAATAAGAGTTAGGTAGAGTTCATCTTAATAacaaggattcatagtaaaaccCTAAAATGAAACTCTTATCAGATTCAAACAAATAAGATGTAAGCCTCGGGATCATGTTTTCTAAAAGTGTACGCTTCACCTCAAAATTTTTAATAACGCTCTGAATCATGTAGTTGAAGCGTTTTGTCTAAGAAGCGTGTTAGTCAACATTGACAGAAAAATTGCTCTGAATCATGTACGATAATGTACATATAAGAGTGTCCACGATTATTGTTAAGACATCAAAAGAAAACAAATGATCTAACATGGTCGAGCAAGACTCATATCTCAAGTCAGATTCAAACAAATAAGATGTAAGCCTCACGATCATGGTTTCTAAAAGCGTACGCTTTGCCTTAAAATTTCTAATAACGCTCTGAAGCGTGTTAGTCAAAGTTGACTTCCACATTATTCAAAAATGAAAGTAGCAAATGTTCGACCTTGTGACATCAAGTTTCACATAAGACACTAGCAACCACTCCTCCACTTCGCAGTTTTTTCATAATAAtgacgttatttttatttctagTTAATACTTAATATAAATTGCTAGTTTTATAGCTTATTAATACATTAAAAATAGAAACTCGGTAAACATACATGAATTCTAtagtatatttatatatatgaATGCATGAATCTACACTTCAAAAATCAACCATGAAATGCACGATCTTACGCATCGCTTTTAAAAAATAGAAAACGATTCACGCTCCGCTCGACGCTTTCAATACATTGCTTAGGGCCTATCCTGAGTCTCAGGATAGGCACTGGCACACATATGACCTGAGTAGCCAGGGCCAGGGACGGACCTATCACTGGGCTAAAGGGAGATTTAGTCCGGGTAGCCTTCCCAATCCACAAGCCACCCGGGCCTTAAAAGAAAATTTATCCTTTGTCCGTCCCTGGCCAGGGCCCATGCCCGGATATATCCTTCACATTAAATTTTGTGATCACTTCATTCGTATCCTCTCAACTcggacaaagaaaaaaaaatctgtgcgattctaaaaccctaatttattccCGAGTTCTACATTTTTAGCAACGTTTCGTTCTGTATGCAACACTTCGATTCGGAATAGGATCATCTTAATCAGTGGAGGAGATTCAAAACCCTTGTTTTCTCCATTCTCGTGGGTTAACTGAAAAAGAAGCTCTTTCTACTTCTAAGTTAACTTAATTTCAAAACCACTTGAAATCCAGACACTGTTATTACATTACTAGAGTGCCAGGCATCCTTTCATTTGATACTCATTAAACCCAAACTTGATTTTTCAATTCTGAAGATATTTCTAGACTTTGCAAGGGTCTTATATTTTGATTCACAAATTCGATTTCTAGACTTTTCGGACACACATGTATTCGAAATTCTAAATGCATTTAAGATGCATCCTACCTGTATGATGCAACTCCAAGAAGAAGATATCGAGGATTACCTTGTGAATCAAATGGGTATTAATTGCCAAAAGAAGAGGATTATAACGAGGTTCACCGAATTTAACCTCCCTTTGAAGGTGGTcacaaaagtatatatatatatatatatatatatgaatggcTTAGTTGTTCTATGAATTCTCCCAACTCTTAGATGGTGGTAGATGAAATGCtcaggggttagtcctcgagtgatttcgagggagttgagtgtattttaaatctcagggattttgagagagtttgagagagtgtagggagtttgagagagttttgtgtttttgagttcagggagtttgggggagtgtagggagtttgagagagtttattagagggagtttgggggagtttgagagagttcactcctaactcattctattttaagaaacaataaacccttatttgcaaataacattgatctttaatcaaaagaaaaaaataaatgaaaatgatcatatctttgtatcaatagtatgttattttgtgcaacgagataattttttttcccttcaatttaacggtctccatacaattctaactccctttgttcacgaacattttcccacatatcatccgctatactctttctccatgcattagcttcttgacgttgttgttcttgagtttgttgtgtcaaaatttcatcgtcatttacaagcgttgatggatggctatcttcctcttcctcttcctcgaccgggatttaaactcagcagaccatagtcatatgttgtgcaagctttgcagtagcaaacgtgacctgatccgcgtgaaaattttactgtacttctataacaaggtaaactacgacatactcaaatttcatcatattccaacggttgaatttaaagatatcattataatcaaatcatgcaatttcttaccaagatcttttgaaccacaaattagggttttgacagagagagagtacccacaaaaaaaaactatacacacaatcaaaataaacaatcatggagatcaaagatatgaaaaacaatcaaaatagtacacaaatcaaactattataaacaatcatggatatcaaagaagaaaaaaaacatacctggaaaaaaacgtttcctcttctttctcctatggttttctacgcaccaaactctttcccaaatctctactcttttgagagatttgttgtgagaccaaaatacactaaaaactccttcgaactccccaaagcaaccaactccctagtattgtagggttttatgactaacagggagttcaagagctttttttaaactccccagcgactaacaggtgttttctagagagtttaggagactcctctaaactcccccacgactaacggagatttggagagactccctcaaactccctcaggactaacaggagaaaatctaaatacattaaaatctctcgaactctcccacgactaaccccctggcTGTCTCCGTGGATATACGGTGGTGTCGAGGTGTCCATCGGGAAACAGACCATGAAATTCCTCTACACCTCTTAAGTTTTGAAACATTCACGAGCACAATCATAGTCCCACATCGATGATTACCAACGATAGTATTGCAGGCTCCTGTTGGCAGAGCCAGAGTGGATTGCGATATATGGTCCGTAGTCGAAGGGCCAATCCAATCACTGTGCAATTGGTTTTTTTGTTATATGGTTGTTTTTTTTCCGGGACAAGAATTTCCAATGTGAAAAAATAGTTTCGAAGCCCAGGTTAAAACTTTTTCCGGCACAAGAATTCAACAGGTACCTGCGACAACGAATTTTCCTTTACTTTTTAGATAATGGAACTACTGACAGGAGAAGTGTAATGAAGAATAAACGCAAACAGTAATTAATCAGACCTTGTCTCCAAAGAAGATTTTAGAGTTGTTTGCAATGGTTTGAATAAAATTGAGCTCAAGGAACTCGGGTGTAAGCTTCAACTTGTTTGCTTCGGCTTCTTTTATCactctgaaggaaaaagaaaacaaatgcaAATCAGTAATGCACCTGGGAATACTAGATACAAATTGAACAGGCAGAAGATCAGGAATTTACTTATAGTAGTTGGCATCTGCCAAGCTTTTCTCACGGGCCAAGTACATCTGATTATCAATTTCCTCTTGCCTCTGGGCACTAGCTTTCTCACTCAGCATCTGTTCCATGTGAATCTTGCTAACCTGCCAACGCTTCTCGGCATCTGCTAAAGCAATCTTTCTCTGTGTCTCAGCTTCTTTTTCAGCTACCGCTTGTTGCTCAACAGAAATCAACACCTAAACAAAAAACCGGCGCCAAGCTGTTAAATAAATTGCTCAAAGAAAATGATTAAGGAACAAGACGCGCTATTTACTCATGTATTTTTTTACCTTGGAGTGCTCCTCCTCCATTAGCTCAAAATTGCGCCTTATAGATTGTGGGATAGTGGGTTTAGTGACACGCACGCTTAGAATTTCAATGCCTGGGGCATACCGTGTGCAGTCAACCTGCAGagcttctttcatattttcatcTATCTGAAAATTTTCAACCCTTCATGTCAGATTAACAAAATAGAGAACATATATATGACAAGATATATAGTTGTTTAATATGTCTACTTGCCTGATCAAACTTGTCAATGTAAACTTGGTGAAGGGATTGGGCACTGCAGAAATGATTGATCTCGTGATGAATCTTATCATAAATCCATAGTTTGTCATACTGTACGCCGTAGTTGAGCAGAGTCTCGTACACATAGTCTTTACGAAGACGATTAACAACCTATACAGAGGAAACACATATGAGAAATCTCTTTAACTATGGAGAACAGCCAGAATAACAGCTAACACTAAAAGCTTCAACAAATTAATAACAATTGATGTTCAATAAGTACCTCGATCTTTTCAAAGTATATCATAACACCACCCTTTGTACCACATGGAATATCCTTCACCTGATCTGTCTGGAGAGTCACCTGGACGGGCTCAAATTGAGTTATCAATGGCATCTTCAAATGAAAACCTGTTGAATTCAAATAAGTTCATGCGAGCATATTAACATTCTGGCAACCACCGTGTACGCAATGCAAGTGGAGTTCAACAATAATCCATACGTACCTGGATCAGTAATTGTTTTGAGAAGGGCACCCCCTCTCCAGTATACCCCAACATGACCTTCCAGGACCTGATGTAAAATCGAGAAAGTGCTGTTTGATGCTGACAATGATGCTGGAATCAATATCTGTGTAACACAAATTGCACTTGGTTAAAACACAAAATCGCAGGTACTTTACTGAAGGCAAGAACTAACTAGGGTCCGGAAGTTAGCCTAATTATGTTGCAATATCATATGCTTACAAAGTGTTGTTGCTAGACATATGATTTAATATTTGAATTGGTACTATGTAAAGTAAAGCTACTGATAATTCTAGAGCGAGTTAAAGAGAAAAACCAGAGCAGCGATTGCGATGAAAGCAATTAGAACAGTGAGAATGAAAGATGTATCTCCAGCATCGCCGCCTTGAAGAGGAGGTCGAGGTGCTCCTCCAATCCATGTCTTCCAAACAATATCAATCAACTCCTGTTACTCGGCTGACCAGAGAAATTTCAATTATGCGGAAAATTTGTGTTTCTTCCGATTGCTACTACTCTATAAATACTTAAAGAaacttctatttttgtttttcgcTCGGTATTTTTAAAGGAATTTCTTGGGGACTAAGTAAAATTGGTGTGCTCTTGAGCTACGTGTTATATATTTTGTGTTTGTGGACACAACAAAGATCCCTCAACTAATGGGTGAATGCGACCTAGGATTGGGCCGTAACTGGAACCAACAACAATCGAGGCTGCTTGTTTTAAGCAAACTGCTGGGTAAATAACTTAGGTAGTGTTTGGGAACTGGGATATCCCAACCTAGGTTGGgttatcacaaaaaaaaaaaacggttgaaAAGTGTTTGTCTACATCTTACTCCAGGCTGGGATAAGGATAACTAATTCATCCTTGGTTTTAGGAGGCCAAAAAGTTGGGTTTATGgtatggaaaatttcttgtttggtcctaggcccatatagttatttatagtaaggTCCAACCGGATCTTTTATTTATccagaggtccaaaattaattaaaacatggaaatgtccataatacccattactaccaaacatgtgtgtctacactgcttacaaatttgagagtacatatctggtacactgcttaaaaattcaattacatatttgctacactgtttacaaatttgagtacatatctgtcgcactgcttagaaatctgagtacatatctgtcgtactgcttacaaatccgataaTATATCTggatgcttacaaattcgagtacatatttgttgcactgcttccaggtagagtacaaatctgtaagaatcaatgataaatatttTGCATACCTCTTGTGGTACGTCAGGCTTCAAATAATGCCTAAAGAAATGATATTGTGCATCCTTATTGGGGTACCTACATCAAAACCACATAAGCAACAATTAAGCACATTTTTTCAGAATTCCACTTAGAGTGAAGAGGAACTGATGTAATAAGAAAAACTTACAAGCTATAGTCACAATCAAATCCTGCATATTCATTGAAGTGGTTTCCAATATCATAGCCTCTGTAGCTGTACGACCCGTACTCGAAATCAATGAAATAAATCTTTTCTAGACGTCCAACAAAAATGGTTGCAGAAACGTAAATGTGAGTATCAGCTTACTATGCATCAACGCTACATATCTTTTCCGACATCACTGTTCCAAGAACACCACAAACAAAATGGTTGTCTATTTATCTGCTTAGACAAATAGGCTAGAAGacacaaacaaacaaaaaccatCTAGCATCATTGTTCATCAAGGAAAGATAAATAAATTAACAATACTGGTTTGACCCAGAGAAATGCAAAAGGATTCGGAAGACTGAAAACACTACTAGACAAAGAGAGCAAACTAaattagagaaaaataaaaactgaAACTCTGATAAGAAAATGATTACCTATGCAAATTGGTAGCACCTTATTGTCTAGAACTTCTGACGACTTTAGGGTATCAAAGAAGAAGTACAAAATTGGTGATAAAGATTTTAAGTAGTCAGGtgttgttaacaaggaaactgagCTAGTTGAGTTAACAAAGGCAGCACTGGGTAAAAACTGTTCCACACGAAACTAGATGGTTATGATGAATATCTATACACAAAGGAAAAAACCAGCCTAGAAAACACACTGACACATAAAACTAAACAGCTAAAAGCAGAGGCAACAATGTAGCACTAGATAGTAACTGTTCGACAAGACCAAGATAATAAAACAGCGCAAACTAGGCAATAAAACCAAACAGTTATTGACAAGTGAAAAATAGCTCAACAAGATTAGGCCAACCGACCTTAAAATAATGGTAAGAGATCAGACAATAAACACCGTGACTGTTTAAAACAACAGAAAAAAGAGGGGAGGGTGATGCCACTTACCGATGACCGAGGAGGAAAAAGATAGGCAATAAGGAGATAATTGACCTTGCAGGGGAATTAAAAAACAGAGCAAACAAAGTTGCTCAGAAACTAGAACATACAAGATAGGATCAGAAAAGAAACAAATCCACGGTTGCAGACATCACAAATAGGTTAGGATTAAACCATGACCTTCTATCAGACAATAAAACAGACAGTTTAAGGTCTAAGTAAGAAAACAAATACATGTATGGAATTACAGAAACAATACTAACCAAAAAACTACAAAACTAAGATTAATAGAACTTCGAGCAGGCATTAAATCAAGCATTTTAGGGGCAAACCAGAAACCAGACCCAAGCACGAAAAGGCAGAACAAATACTTGTATAGGTATTAAGGAAAAATCACATAAAATACCAACGTGGATGGCAGCACAACGAATCTCAACGAATCACATCATTTAGCCACATTCTTAACTCCTATCTCAACAAATAACATATCATACAAGTGAATGTGCAATTGTGCATCACCAAGCTCTACAATGGTATttaatcaatcaaattagcattCAGTAAGAACTTTAACTAGGCATTCAAACTATATTCATCTGATAAAATCAATATAACAAATAAAGAGAACAAACATCTTAAATAATAAGATCATAAGTATCAAGTTCAAAGTAACAATAAGTTCTATTTGAATTCAACCTAGTATCTCTTCACCAACAATATAAACTAGTTGAATTCCCTCAAAATatgtaccaccaccaccagttacCACCTAATTTACTTATATATATTCACATCTCCACCAACAACAAAATTCCCTCCAAAATCTATATCATTCCCAGGGTTTACTATACCATTCCCAGGCTAAAATCTGTGTcagattttcaaaatattaataCTAAACCTAATTGATTAAGTGTTCATGTCATCAGTGTTTCAAATAAGATTAACATCACCTTTTAACCGACCCTCTCCTCCCGAGTCAGTGCAGAACTTCCAGCCACAAATCCATCTTCATCAATTTCGATTTCTCTCTCAATCACCTCTACTTCAGTGAATTGTCCATCCTTTAATTTCAGCTTCGACTTCTTCAAATACCTTTGATTGTTTAACTTTTTTGGTGGAGACGGACTGAATTTCTTCATAACTTGTTTATACACCAAATAACTTATTCCTACAGCTAATCTAAACCCTGAAATAGCTCCTAATACAGCCTTGAACAAAACCTTTTGAGCTCTATTCTCAATCGCACCCATTATAGTTTGATCATTCACACAATCTCTACCTGCACTGAACACAGCATTTTGAATCATGTTTTGAATTGGGATCATTATGGTTGGATCATTAACAGCATCTCTACCTAACGATCTGAGGAAACCAGAAAACAAGCTTTTGATTAAGATTTTTCCATCTGAAACACGGCCACAGAAAAATTTGACAACAGGTAGGTTTACGGGCACCATTGTCTAGGTTACGGCGGAGATGAATGTCTGAAAGGAAAAGATAGAACGATAACTATTCCTCTGATAAGGTCTAAACCTTCGAATAAACATTACGAGAAGAAGATTAATAAGGAAAATCAACTTACCAAAGGCTAGAATTGATTTGGGTTCTTGAATCGATCAAGATGTTCTAAAAATCttcgtactcatggatcgaacccaaaaacaatgacaaaattCTGAATATAAcagaatcaaagcacatatttcagtattacacatcgtactcatggatcgaacccaaaaacaatgacaaaactctgaatataaccgaatcaaagcagatatttcagtattacatatacgtactcatggatcgaacctaaaaattaattaaaaaacgcGGTGCAACACAAATACACTCATGGATCGAatccaaaaacaatgacaaaactctgaatataaccgaatcaaagcagatatttcagtattacatatacgtactcatggatcgaacccaaaaatcaattaaaaaacgcgGTGCAACACAAACACACTCAGAGATCATACCAAATCGACGAAAGTAAACTCTTCCAGTTTACCATCAACATCAGATCTAATGCCTAAACATTAGATTTTGCTATAAACATAAAAATTTCTTTAATCCGAGAAGagaaaaacctaaattaaaataagcttttgaaaaagaaaggaaaaatgaaaacctaaactaTACCAACAGTAAGGAAGTGAACCTACCGATTAATCTTAGTTTGAGTTCACGAATTGATCAACACCTCAGAAGATCTTCATAGCCGGAGCTCTTCACCGAACCACagatgagaaaatgaagaagaagaagaagaagaagaagaagaagaatagatcgagaaaatgaagaagaaatggatttggTTACTGCTTTTATATACTTCAGGGTGTTTTCGGTATTTAAAAATACGTCCCCATATGTTCCACATGTGTGCAGGACCAAggcttaaaaaattgggtccatttttctgttttctttttattatggacctccgattactgggctttagtgggtggacctgccactaagtacgaacactataataggatctataggtaattcctagtTATGGTATTCTCCAGAAAACCTGTTCTCCCCGTTTCCCAACTTGCGCAACTTGAGTTAAAAATGATCAATCTCAAGGTTAATCCGCTGTTGGATTGAGGCAAACAACACTAAAACTGGATAGAATTTTGTCAAAACTCGATATCAAGATTATCATAAATCAAATTAAGATACACTATCCTGGACTATGTTGTCCCATTTCCAAGCTCCCAAACAAACCCTTTAAGCATTTTGTCAAAAACGTGAAGGGTTTTGGTGTTTTACACTTAAAATTCAATTCGCATTCAGAATCATTATCAATTTTTTCAGCATAAAAAATCTCACTCATTATCAAACAGGTAGAGATGGCTAAAAACCCAGAAAATCAAACCTGCAATTAAATCTAGTACCTGTCAAGGAGCAAAAGAGCTTGATGCAGTGGAAAAGAGATCACGTGGCAAGAAATTCCAAAGTGAACTTCATAACCCAAATTGTTAGATAGTTTTGACAGAAATTTGAAACTTTTACAGCACATGCAAACTGCTAAAATGATTAGTTGGGTTTGGTTAAAGGTTAAAAAAGATTAAATATTTTGGCCTATACACATCTCAAAAATATCCATTTCTCCCTGAAATTCTTTTCCTTGTATCATTCAGCTTTCCTATAACAACAATCTAGAAAACACAGCCTAGATGTCTGCCATCTGTCTATTCGCAGGGTTGTTTAAGAAATTCCCCAGAAGTCTTTGATCCAATATCATATTGGGTACCTGCAACAACAATTTTAGATTGGCAATATAAGTAATGGAACTAATGACAAAAGaagatataatgcagaaaaaggtAAATATAAGAAGTAATTTATTAGACCTTGTCTCCGAAAAAGATCTTAGAATTGTTGGCAATGGCTTGAATAAACTTGAGTTCAAGGAACTCGGGTGTCAGCTTCAATTTGTTTGCTTCGGCTTCTTTAATCACtctggagaagaaaaaaaacaagagaagCAAATGCAGATCAGCCATTAGATTTAGTAGATATGCATACACCTGGATTTTTATGGAGTGGTAGAACCACATTGAACAGTTTGAAGATTAGAAAGTTACTTATAGTAGTCAGCATCAGCTAAGCTTTTCTCACGGGCCAGGTAC
Coding sequences within:
- the LOC113273363 gene encoding erlin-2-B-like, with the protein product MSEKICSVDAYYRGYDIGNHFNEYAGFDCDYSLYPNKDAQYHFFRHYLKPDVPQEELIDIVWKTWIGGAPRPPLQGGDAGDTSFILTVLIAFIAIAALILIPASLSASNSTFSILHQVLEGHVGVYWRGGALLKTITDPGFHLKMPLITQFEPVQVTLQTDQVKDIPCGTKGGVMIYFEKIEVVNRLRKDYVYETLLNYGVQYDKLWIYDKIHHEINHFCSAQSLHQVYIDKFDQIDENMKEALQVDCTRYAPGIEILSVRVTKPTIPQSIRRNFELMEEEHSKVLISVEQQAVAEKEAETQRKIALADAEKRWQVSKIHMEQMLSEKASAQRQEEIDNQMYLAREKSLADANYYKVIKEAEANKLKLTPEFLELNFIQTIANNSKIFFGDKV